The genomic segment CCTTTGCCGATCCGGTCGCGCGCGTTCACGGTCGCGACCCCCGGGGTCGTGCCGGAAGGCATCGTCGGCGGCGTGCTCAGGTAGGCCCGCCACGTGCGACTGCCGGCACCCGCCGCGGCAGCCAGCTTCTGGCAGTGCGCATCCGCGCCGGCCAAGCCGCCGAGGTCGCCGCCCCTGCCTGTCCCCACACTGGTGATGAAGAAACTCATGGGGCCCGTGCCGGAGCCTGCGGAGGCTGACGGTCCAGAAGACGACGGCGTCGTGCAGGCGGCCAGCAGCGCCAGGCTGCCGAGAGCGGTGAGGGTGGAGGCTTTGCGCATGGGAAGACCCTTCTTTAGGTGGTGGGACCAACCATTACGCAGCATCGAAAACGCGGGTGGCACGAGGGAGTTCCCTGACGGGTCTCTGACTGAACCCGACAGTGTTCGTGCAATGAAGAAGGCCGCTCGCGGCGGCCGGATGCGGGCGCCTGGCGCGCCCGCTGTTCAGGTCGGGATATCCGGCGCCTTCAGTTCTTCCACCGGGCCGAACACCGACCAGGGTTCGGTGTCGTCCGCGCCCGAGATGCGGGAATCTTCGTCGGCGCGCATGTACGGAATGACGCTGGCGGCGCCATGTCCGCCATGGGGCCGCGCAGGCTGGGGCTCAAGCTTGGTCTTGAAGACCGCATAGGTCCTGAAGCGGGTGAACATCGCGTGGCCCTCCTCCAACGCTGGCTCGGCTGTCCAATATAAACAGCCGTGCTAGGAATTCAAGCCAAGAGTACTAGGGGCCTGCCCTTAGCCCATCAGCCCCAAGAAGGTGCGCGCCGGGCTTCAGTAGATCGACACCAGCTCCAGGATTTCGTCGACCACGAACCTCGAGGCCATCGTGCATCCCTGCGTCCGGGCGTGGAATCGCACCACGCGGCCCAGTTCCGGGGCGTACCAGGCGGTGGCCTGATACGGCCCGCCACAGGGGTTGTCGAAGTGCCGGGTGGTGTATCCCTTGAAGTCCACCCGAAGCGTCCGCAGGCGTCGTCCGGCCACCTCAAGCTCGTCATTGCCTGCAGCATTCGCGCTCAATTCCATGCCGATGGCAGGAGTGGTCAGCTGGTTGCGGTACCTGACCTTCCAGGTGGCGCCGACCTCGGTTGCGGGGGGCACCCAGCCGCCGGGCGGCATGGACGCGTCGGCCTCGCCGCCGACCGCCGACTGGATCTCCATCACCTCGCCCCGGATGTTGTGCACCAGGGCGCCCTGGTTGAAGATCACCCGCTCGCCGTCGACGCGGTCGATGCGGTAGCTGACGGTCCGGCTGGTCTTCGTGAGGCGATCCGTGAGGCGGTATTCGAAGGTGCGGCCGACGGAGAGTCCGCCGCGTGCCGGGGCAGCGGCGGTTGGCGACGGCGCTCCGGGCAACGACGCAGCCGATGCCGCCTGTGCGCGCCTGGCGACCTCGGCGATCCAGGTCGCCGGCAGCGCGAAGTTGAGGTTCTGCGACTCGCGCAGCCCGAATGTCGTGATGCCGATCAGCCGGCCCTGGCCATCGAAGAGCCCGCCGCCGCTGGAGCCGGGGGAAATCGGCACC from the Ramlibacter henchirensis genome contains:
- a CDS encoding S1C family serine protease, with translation MFEARKSAACALAAGVALAGFATAAGAQDSGTLAPEQLFERLAPSVWTVETFDARNNRVAGGSAVVIGAGSLVTNCHVLVKASRFSVTRENISYGATLEHRDPERDLCLLNVKNFSAPAVTIAGVDGMKVGARVYAIGSPRGLEQTISDGLLSGIRRSDSGDFTALQITVPISPGSSGGGLFDGQGRLIGITTFGLRESQNLNFALPATWIAEVARRAQAASAASLPGAPSPTAAAPARGGLSVGRTFEYRLTDRLTKTSRTVSYRIDRVDGERVIFNQGALVHNIRGEVMEIQSAVGGEADASMPPGGWVPPATEVGATWKVRYRNQLTTPAIGMELSANAAGNDELEVAGRRLRTLRVDFKGYTTRHFDNPCGGPYQATAWYAPELGRVVRFHARTQGCTMASRFVVDEILELVSIY